One genomic segment of Thermus thermamylovorans includes these proteins:
- a CDS encoding branched-chain amino acid ABC transporter permease — MRGLPWVALFLLLFAFLPFLPLGVWRAFLLDVGFFVLLFTALALSWDLVARTGQLSLAHAAFFGLGAYGTGLAVPHLGTLPALLLGALLAGAGALLLGSVTLRLHGLYFAIASLAFSEVLRTLALKLPFTGGPIGLPVPPPFAGEWPLAAYYLGFGILLLAVALSLWAERSPFRLAQAATRQSEAVARVLGVRVVRVKLLSLFLGSLVAGLAGGVYGMKALFLTPYEAFGLRLAVEALVIAIFGGLYTTLGPLLGGVVVVGLEQALRLWIKEGYLVVYGAILILVILFLPRGLVGLLGGRRG; from the coding sequence GTGAGAGGTCTCCCCTGGGTAGCCCTTTTCCTCCTCCTCTTCGCCTTCCTCCCCTTTCTGCCCCTGGGGGTCTGGCGGGCTTTCCTCCTGGATGTGGGCTTTTTCGTCCTCCTTTTCACCGCCTTAGCCCTCTCCTGGGACCTGGTGGCCCGCACGGGGCAGCTCTCCCTGGCCCACGCCGCCTTCTTCGGCCTGGGCGCCTATGGGACCGGGCTCGCCGTACCCCACCTGGGCACCCTGCCCGCCCTCCTCCTGGGCGCCCTTCTGGCCGGGGCCGGGGCCCTGCTTTTGGGTTCGGTCACCCTCAGGCTTCACGGCCTCTACTTCGCCATCGCCAGCCTGGCCTTCAGCGAGGTCCTGCGCACCCTGGCCTTGAAACTCCCCTTCACTGGAGGGCCCATCGGCTTGCCGGTGCCTCCACCCTTCGCGGGGGAATGGCCCCTGGCCGCCTACTACCTGGGCTTCGGCATCCTCCTCCTGGCCGTGGCCTTAAGCCTCTGGGCGGAGCGGAGCCCCTTTCGCTTGGCCCAGGCAGCCACCCGGCAGTCGGAGGCCGTGGCCCGGGTCCTGGGGGTAAGGGTGGTGCGGGTCAAGCTCCTCTCCCTCTTCCTGGGGAGCCTGGTGGCGGGCCTGGCCGGGGGGGTCTATGGGATGAAGGCCCTCTTCCTCACCCCCTACGAGGCCTTCGGCCTCCGGCTGGCGGTGGAGGCCCTGGTCATCGCCATCTTCGGCGGGCTCTACACCACCTTAGGCCCCCTCCTGGGCGGGGTGGTGGTGGTGGGCTTGGAGCAGGCCCTGAGGCTTTGGATCAAGGAAGGCTACCTGGTGGTCTACGGGGCCATCCTCATCCTGGTCATCCTCTTCCTGCCCCGGGGCCTGGTGGGTCTCTTGGGAGGGCGGCGTGGCTAA
- a CDS encoding ABC transporter ATP-binding protein produces MAKVLEVKEISKRFLGLLALHRVSLHLEEGEILAVIGPNGAGKSTLLNVISGLLRPDSGEILLLGENISHLPPEARTHRGLGRAFQIVQPLPELTVRENLLVGALFGKPGLKRKEAEAWVAEVLDLTGLSPRAEALAGELTLLEDKRLELARALATRPRVLLLDEVMAGLRPKEAEEAVALVRRIRDSGVSVLFIEHVMPVVRALADRVVVLDYGEVIAEGAYEEVAQDERVKEAYLGRRA; encoded by the coding sequence GTGGCTAAGGTTTTGGAGGTCAAGGAGATCAGCAAGCGCTTCCTGGGCCTCCTGGCCCTCCACCGCGTGAGCCTGCACCTGGAGGAGGGAGAGATCCTGGCGGTCATCGGCCCCAACGGGGCGGGCAAGAGCACCCTCCTCAACGTGATCTCAGGCCTGCTGCGTCCCGATAGCGGGGAGATTCTCCTTCTGGGAGAAAACATCTCCCACCTACCCCCAGAGGCCCGCACCCACCGGGGTTTGGGCCGGGCTTTCCAGATCGTCCAGCCCCTGCCCGAGCTCACCGTGCGGGAGAACCTGCTGGTGGGAGCCCTCTTCGGCAAGCCGGGCCTTAAGAGGAAGGAGGCGGAGGCCTGGGTGGCGGAGGTGCTGGACCTCACCGGGCTTTCCCCCAGAGCCGAGGCCCTGGCGGGGGAGCTCACCCTCTTGGAGGACAAGCGCCTGGAGCTGGCCCGGGCCCTGGCCACCCGGCCCAGGGTCCTCCTCCTGGACGAGGTCATGGCCGGCCTCCGCCCCAAGGAGGCGGAGGAAGCCGTGGCCCTGGTGCGGCGCATCCGGGATAGCGGGGTTTCCGTGCTCTTCATCGAGCACGTGATGCCCGTGGTGCGGGCCCTGGCCGACCGGGTGGTGGTCCTGGACTACGGGGAGGTGATCGCCGAAGGCGCCTACGAGGAAGTGGCCCAGGACGAACGCGTGAAGGAGGCCTATCTGGGGAGGCGGGCATGA
- a CDS encoding 3-oxoacyl-ACP synthase, with translation MYARSLGVYLPEGRLRAEELAALSNLPAEVVREKLGLLEKPVPGPEDHPAEMAAWAAERALEAAGLRGERVDWVLSIVEEHKEYPVWATAPYLALRVGAHRAKGLDLNQKCASLMGALEVARGLFATRKEVRVVLVAGGYRNGDLVDYQDPHTRFLYDLAAGGGAMVLTREGPGLRLLGLAHRMDPSLALAVKVPVGGTRHPFTPENLDGYRLRVEDPEAMKVRLDATSIPTFLAVVREALEEAGYTEADLDYLALLHMKRSAHRAVLEGLGLREEQSVYLERFGHLGQLDPVLSLKLAWERGLLREGGLVALAAAGVGYFYAAAVLRLEGRLYA, from the coding sequence ATGTACGCGCGTAGCCTCGGCGTCTACCTGCCGGAAGGCCGCTTGAGGGCGGAGGAGCTTGCGGCCCTCTCCAACCTTCCCGCGGAGGTGGTGCGGGAGAAGCTGGGCCTCCTGGAGAAACCCGTACCGGGACCAGAAGACCATCCCGCAGAAATGGCAGCCTGGGCGGCGGAAAGGGCCCTGGAAGCGGCGGGCCTAAGGGGGGAACGGGTGGACTGGGTGCTCTCCATTGTGGAGGAGCACAAGGAGTATCCCGTCTGGGCCACCGCCCCCTATCTGGCCCTCAGGGTGGGGGCCCACCGGGCCAAGGGCCTGGACCTCAACCAGAAGTGCGCCTCCCTCATGGGGGCCCTAGAGGTGGCCCGCGGCCTCTTCGCCACCCGCAAGGAGGTAAGGGTAGTCCTGGTGGCGGGGGGCTACCGCAACGGCGACCTGGTGGACTACCAGGACCCCCACACCCGCTTCCTCTACGACCTGGCGGCGGGGGGTGGGGCCATGGTCCTCACCCGGGAAGGGCCGGGGCTCAGGCTTTTGGGCCTCGCCCACCGCATGGACCCCAGCCTGGCCCTGGCGGTCAAGGTGCCCGTGGGGGGCACCCGCCACCCCTTTACCCCGGAGAACCTGGACGGGTACCGCCTACGGGTGGAGGACCCCGAGGCCATGAAGGTGCGGCTGGACGCCACCTCCATCCCCACCTTCCTGGCGGTGGTGCGGGAGGCCCTGGAGGAGGCAGGCTACACGGAGGCCGACCTGGACTACCTGGCCCTCCTGCACATGAAGCGCTCCGCCCACCGAGCGGTGCTAGAAGGCCTGGGCCTGCGGGAGGAACAGTCCGTGTACCTGGAGCGCTTCGGCCACCTGGGCCAGCTGGACCCCGTCCTCTCCCTGAAGCTGGCTTGGGAAAGGGGGCTCCTGCGGGAAGGAGGCCTGGTGGCCTTGGCGGCGGCAGGGGTGGGGTACTTCTACGCCGCGGCGGTCCTCCGCCTGGAAGGGAGGCTCTATGCTTGA
- a CDS encoding MaoC family dehydratase produces MRFKVGDRASYTQTLSEAHVALFVGAVGDTNPLHVDEAYAQRSRFGRRIAQGILVAGLISTVIGTRLPGVGAIYLSQSLRFLKPTYLGDTITATAVVKAVREREKGGLVLTLDTFCENQRGERVIEGEAVVLYEEPEGGKP; encoded by the coding sequence GTGAGGTTTAAGGTGGGGGATAGGGCCAGCTACACCCAGACCCTCTCCGAGGCCCATGTGGCCCTTTTCGTGGGGGCGGTGGGGGATACCAACCCCCTGCACGTGGACGAGGCCTACGCCCAAAGGAGCCGCTTTGGCCGGCGCATCGCCCAGGGTATCCTGGTGGCCGGCCTCATCTCCACGGTGATCGGCACCCGGCTACCCGGGGTGGGGGCCATCTACCTCTCCCAGAGCCTGCGCTTCCTCAAGCCCACCTACCTGGGGGACACCATCACCGCCACCGCCGTGGTCAAGGCGGTGCGGGAACGGGAAAAGGGAGGCCTTGTCCTTACCCTGGACACCTTCTGCGAGAACCAGCGGGGGGAGAGGGTCATCGAGGGCGAGGCCGTGGTGCTCTACGAGGAACCTGAGGGCGGGAAGCCCTAG
- a CDS encoding alpha/beta fold hydrolase, with product MARLRFRVEGEGPKVVLLNGIFQRLESWDPVVPLLGDYTLLRYDMRGQGESEAPEGPYTPEAHAQDLLSLLGELGWEEAALVGLSNGGIVGLQAALMAPKRFRGLVLCCTTPYLDAALRAKVQSWLHALKAGGTPLRLRVALPWVFGARFLNAHPELLREEGLGPLMAQAPDEKAQERLLFGFLSLEDLRPYLRGLTLPALVLYGEEDVLFPKPYAQALAEALGARLQALPTGHAAPLEAPSAFAQAVRGFLEEVYA from the coding sequence ATGGCCAGGCTTAGGTTCCGCGTGGAGGGAGAGGGACCAAAGGTGGTGCTTCTCAACGGAATTTTTCAACGCCTGGAAAGCTGGGATCCCGTGGTGCCCCTGCTTGGGGACTACACCCTTCTTCGCTACGACATGCGGGGCCAGGGGGAAAGCGAGGCCCCCGAGGGCCCCTACACCCCGGAGGCGCACGCCCAGGACCTCCTCAGCCTCCTTGGGGAGCTGGGCTGGGAAGAGGCCGCCTTGGTGGGCCTCTCCAATGGGGGCATCGTGGGCTTACAAGCAGCCCTTATGGCTCCCAAACGCTTCCGGGGCTTGGTCCTCTGCTGCACCACCCCTTACCTGGACGCCGCCCTCAGGGCCAAGGTGCAGAGCTGGCTGCACGCCCTAAAGGCCGGGGGCACTCCCTTGCGCCTTAGGGTAGCCCTGCCCTGGGTTTTCGGGGCCCGCTTCCTCAACGCCCACCCTGAGCTTTTGCGGGAGGAGGGCCTTGGCCCCCTAATGGCCCAGGCTCCGGACGAGAAGGCTCAGGAAAGGCTGCTTTTCGGGTTTCTCAGCCTCGAGGACCTCAGGCCCTACCTCCGCGGCCTGACCCTGCCCGCCCTGGTGCTTTACGGGGAGGAGGACGTGCTATTCCCCAAGCCCTACGCCCAGGCCCTGGCCGAGGCCCTGGGGGCCCGGCTACAGGCCCTCCCCACAGGGCACGCGGCCCCCTTGGAGGCCCCCTCGGCCTTCGCCCAGGCCGTGAGGGGGTTTTTGGAGGAAGTGTATGCTTAG
- a CDS encoding alpha/beta fold hydrolase, with protein MLSHLESGSGTPVALVHGNFACKEWWRELLEDPPEGAWLLAPDLPGFGESPAPEEFVPSIPAYARALRDFLREKGAEEAVLVGHSLGGAVAMEAATEKTPALVLLNSAPPSGLQTPEAYYPILEGYRHNREALAQALAAMAPTRRPPWFPELVVKAQGMHPAHFQGNARALAAWRLERAYPGPVLVVYGTLDPLVTRAMAEATAAFFPRGRLLALEGVGHSLNLENPGLLNTILGEFLKEVRGEV; from the coding sequence ATGCTTAGCCACTTGGAAAGCGGCAGCGGAACCCCGGTGGCCCTGGTCCACGGCAACTTCGCCTGCAAGGAGTGGTGGCGGGAGCTCCTGGAAGACCCTCCCGAGGGAGCCTGGCTCCTGGCCCCCGACCTTCCCGGCTTCGGGGAAAGCCCCGCCCCCGAGGAGTTCGTCCCCTCCATCCCCGCCTACGCCCGGGCCCTGAGGGACTTCCTGCGGGAAAAAGGGGCTGAAGAAGCCGTCCTGGTGGGCCACTCCCTGGGGGGCGCAGTGGCCATGGAGGCGGCCACGGAAAAGACCCCGGCCCTGGTCCTCCTTAACTCCGCCCCGCCCTCGGGGCTGCAGACCCCGGAGGCCTACTACCCCATCCTGGAAGGCTACCGCCACAACCGGGAGGCCCTGGCCCAGGCCCTGGCCGCCATGGCCCCCACCCGCAGGCCCCCGTGGTTCCCCGAGCTGGTGGTCAAGGCACAAGGCATGCACCCCGCCCACTTCCAGGGCAACGCCCGGGCCCTGGCAGCCTGGCGGCTGGAAAGGGCCTACCCCGGGCCGGTCCTGGTGGTCTATGGCACCCTGGATCCCCTCGTCACCCGGGCCATGGCGGAGGCCACGGCAGCTTTCTTTCCCAGGGGGAGGCTCCTTGCCCTCGAGGGGGTGGGCCACTCGCTGAACCTGGAAAACCCAGGACTCTTGAACACCATCCTGGGAGAGTTTCTAAAGGAGGTGCGCGGTGAGGTTTAA
- the secD gene encoding protein translocase subunit SecD codes for MNRRLVTGLLLLAAFIGAVLVVWKPWAPEEPKVRLGLDLQGGLRVVLEADVPEPTLDDLEKARIVLLNRIDALGVAEPLVQLEGQKRIVVELPGLSQADQERALNLIGQRAVLEFRILREGATGVTVAQINQALRENPRLRREDLERDLIRPEDLGPPLLTGADLADARAVFDPFGRPQVSLTFTPEGARRFEEVTRANIGRQLAVVLDGKVYTAPVIRQAITGGQAVIEGLASLEEASEIALVLRSGALPVPLQVAEIRAIGPTLGQDAIEAGLRAALIGTLAIFLLIFAYYGLSLGMVVALGLLYTGVLILGLLSGLGATLTLPGIAGLILTLGAAVDGNVLIQERIKEELRAGKRFRQAVAEGFRHSTVTILDVNITHLLAAAALYQYATGPVRGFAVILAIGVLASMFSNLVFSRFLLERMAERGTPRFPTWFQRPNLNFMRPAPLITTLSLLLALLAGGVIGLKGFNYSIDFTGGTAYLIRTGPEVEVEGIRRFLEAEGAPAREAVISRVEAPLADYREFMVKLPLQEDAARTALEAAFAERMGALVLQSETVGPAVGAELRRNALMAVLVGLGLIFIYMAFRFDLAFGTAALIAIAHDVAIVAGMYSLFGLEFSIPTIAALLTVVGYSINDSIVVSDRIRENLRLMRGVPFVEVVNRSVNQTLSRTVMTSLTTLLPVLALLFLGGSVLRDFALAIFVGILVGTYSSIYVVGALVVFWRAYRGRREKVPSR; via the coding sequence GTGAACCGAAGGTTAGTCACGGGATTGCTGCTCTTGGCCGCCTTCATAGGGGCGGTTTTGGTGGTGTGGAAACCCTGGGCCCCCGAGGAGCCCAAGGTGCGGCTGGGCCTGGACCTCCAGGGGGGACTGAGGGTGGTGCTGGAGGCCGACGTGCCCGAGCCCACCCTGGACGACCTGGAGAAGGCCAGGATCGTCCTCTTGAACCGGATCGACGCCCTGGGGGTGGCCGAGCCCCTGGTCCAACTGGAGGGGCAGAAGCGCATCGTGGTGGAGCTCCCCGGCCTTTCCCAGGCCGACCAGGAGCGGGCCTTGAACCTCATCGGCCAGCGGGCGGTGCTGGAGTTCCGCATCCTGCGGGAGGGAGCCACGGGGGTCACCGTGGCCCAGATCAACCAGGCCCTCCGGGAAAACCCCCGCCTGCGGCGGGAGGATCTGGAGCGGGACCTGATCCGGCCCGAGGACCTGGGCCCCCCCCTCCTCACGGGGGCGGACCTGGCGGATGCCCGGGCGGTCTTCGACCCCTTCGGCCGCCCCCAGGTTTCCCTCACCTTCACCCCGGAGGGGGCGAGGCGCTTTGAGGAGGTCACCCGGGCCAACATCGGCCGGCAGCTGGCGGTGGTCCTGGACGGCAAGGTCTACACCGCCCCCGTCATTCGGCAGGCCATCACCGGCGGGCAGGCGGTGATCGAGGGGCTCGCCAGCCTGGAGGAGGCCAGCGAGATCGCCCTGGTCCTGCGCTCGGGGGCCCTGCCCGTCCCCCTCCAGGTGGCGGAGATCCGGGCCATCGGCCCCACCCTGGGCCAGGACGCCATCGAGGCGGGCCTCCGCGCCGCCCTCATCGGCACCCTGGCCATCTTCCTCCTCATCTTCGCCTACTACGGCCTGAGCCTGGGGATGGTGGTGGCCCTGGGCCTCCTCTACACCGGGGTCCTGATCCTGGGCCTGCTCTCCGGCCTCGGGGCCACCCTCACCCTCCCCGGGATCGCCGGCCTCATCCTCACCCTGGGGGCGGCGGTGGACGGCAACGTCCTCATCCAGGAGCGGATCAAGGAGGAGCTCAGGGCGGGGAAGCGGTTCCGCCAGGCGGTGGCCGAGGGCTTCCGGCACTCCACGGTCACCATCCTGGACGTGAACATCACCCACCTCCTGGCGGCGGCGGCCCTCTACCAGTACGCCACCGGACCCGTGCGGGGCTTCGCGGTGATCCTGGCCATCGGGGTGCTGGCCTCCATGTTCTCCAACCTGGTCTTCAGCCGTTTCCTCTTGGAGAGGATGGCCGAGCGGGGAACCCCCCGGTTCCCCACCTGGTTCCAGCGGCCCAACCTCAACTTCATGCGCCCCGCCCCCCTCATCACCACCCTGAGCCTCCTCCTGGCCCTCCTGGCGGGCGGGGTCATCGGGCTCAAGGGCTTCAACTACAGCATCGACTTCACGGGGGGGACCGCCTACCTGATCCGCACCGGGCCCGAGGTGGAGGTGGAGGGCATCCGGCGCTTCCTGGAGGCGGAAGGGGCCCCGGCGCGGGAGGCGGTGATCTCCCGGGTGGAGGCCCCCCTGGCGGACTACCGGGAGTTCATGGTGAAGCTGCCCCTCCAGGAGGACGCGGCCCGGACCGCCCTGGAGGCCGCCTTTGCCGAGCGGATGGGGGCCTTGGTGCTCCAGTCGGAGACCGTGGGGCCGGCGGTGGGGGCGGAGCTCCGGCGCAACGCCCTCATGGCGGTCCTGGTGGGGCTCGGGCTCATCTTCATCTACATGGCCTTCCGCTTTGACCTGGCCTTCGGGACCGCGGCCCTCATCGCCATCGCCCACGACGTGGCCATCGTGGCGGGGATGTACAGCCTCTTCGGGCTGGAGTTCTCCATCCCCACCATCGCCGCCCTGCTCACGGTGGTGGGCTATTCCATCAACGACTCCATCGTGGTCTCGGACCGCATCCGGGAGAACCTGCGCCTCATGCGGGGGGTGCCCTTCGTGGAGGTGGTGAACCGCTCGGTGAACCAGACCCTCTCCCGGACGGTGATGACCAGCCTCACCACCCTGCTCCCCGTGCTGGCCCTCCTCTTCCTGGGAGGGAGCGTCCTCAGGGACTTCGCCCTGGCCATCTTCGTGGGCATCCTGGTGGGCACCTACAGCTCCATCTACGTGGTGGGGGCCCTGGTGGTCTTCTGGCGGGCTTACCGGGGCCGGAGGGAAAAGGTGCCGAGCCGCTGA
- a CDS encoding class I adenylate-forming enzyme family protein: MLEPNWLGRLAAYHPERRALWFRGRWLTYAEVYRRARRAAGFLADRGVVRGDRVGLLAWNHPAYLDLLFAGPLLGHVLTPFNHRLSLGELKALHAYTEPRLLFYGEGFQETAQALDREALPLEALQEGGEAPEATRVGLEDPVLLLFTGGTTGLPKGALLPYRQLLVNAVQTAFAWGLSREDCYILATPMFHAALNALATPLLYLGGSVVIQERFRPEEYLDLALAHRPTLLFLVPTMFQMLLETPGFLEADLSSVRFAISGGAPCPAPVREAFQRKGVRFKQGYGLTECGVNCFTLELEEAEAYPESVGRPMPHLKARLVREDGEEARVGEAGELWLSGSAVMQGYFRRPEENEKVFAYDGERLWLKTGDLAYRDAGGRFYIVGRRKEMFISGGENVYPVEVERALYDHPAVREAAVVGVPDPRWGEVGVAFVALREPLEAEALRAFLRQRLAGYKVPKHIVLLPELPKSGPGKVQKEALKKMWEAEHGQA; this comes from the coding sequence ATGCTTGAGCCCAACTGGCTGGGCCGGCTTGCCGCCTACCATCCGGAACGCCGGGCCCTCTGGTTCCGGGGCCGCTGGCTCACCTACGCCGAGGTCTACCGGAGAGCCCGAAGGGCGGCGGGCTTCCTGGCAGACCGAGGCGTGGTCCGGGGGGACCGGGTGGGCCTCCTCGCCTGGAACCACCCCGCTTACCTGGACCTCCTCTTCGCCGGGCCCCTCCTGGGCCACGTCCTCACCCCCTTCAACCACCGGCTGAGCCTGGGCGAGCTAAAGGCCCTCCACGCCTACACCGAGCCTAGGCTCCTCTTCTACGGGGAGGGCTTCCAGGAGACGGCCCAGGCCTTGGACCGGGAGGCCCTTCCCCTCGAAGCCCTCCAGGAAGGCGGGGAGGCCCCGGAGGCCACACGGGTGGGCCTGGAGGACCCCGTCCTCCTCCTCTTCACCGGGGGCACCACCGGCCTGCCCAAGGGGGCCCTCCTCCCCTACCGCCAGCTCCTGGTGAACGCGGTCCAGACCGCCTTCGCTTGGGGCCTTTCCCGGGAGGACTGCTACATCCTGGCCACCCCCATGTTCCACGCCGCCCTGAACGCCCTGGCCACCCCCCTCCTCTACCTGGGCGGAAGCGTGGTGATCCAGGAGCGCTTCCGCCCCGAGGAGTACCTGGACCTCGCCCTGGCCCACCGCCCTACCCTCCTCTTCCTGGTGCCCACCATGTTCCAGATGCTCCTGGAAACCCCGGGCTTCCTCGAGGCCGACCTCTCCTCCGTGCGCTTCGCCATCTCCGGGGGAGCCCCCTGCCCGGCCCCGGTCAGGGAAGCGTTCCAAAGGAAGGGCGTGCGCTTCAAGCAGGGCTACGGCCTCACGGAATGCGGGGTGAACTGCTTCACCTTGGAGCTGGAGGAAGCGGAGGCGTACCCCGAGAGCGTGGGCCGGCCCATGCCCCACCTGAAGGCCCGCCTGGTGCGGGAGGATGGTGAAGAAGCCCGCGTGGGCGAGGCCGGGGAGCTTTGGCTCTCGGGTAGCGCGGTCATGCAGGGCTACTTCCGCCGCCCTGAGGAAAACGAAAAGGTCTTCGCCTACGACGGGGAGAGGCTCTGGCTCAAGACGGGAGACCTAGCCTACCGGGACGCGGGGGGAAGGTTCTACATCGTGGGCCGGAGGAAGGAGATGTTCATCTCCGGGGGGGAAAACGTCTACCCCGTGGAGGTGGAGCGGGCCCTCTACGACCACCCGGCGGTGCGGGAGGCGGCGGTGGTGGGGGTGCCGGACCCCCGGTGGGGCGAGGTAGGGGTGGCCTTTGTGGCCCTTAGGGAACCCCTGGAGGCCGAAGCCCTCCGCGCCTTTCTCCGGCAGCGGCTGGCCGGATACAAGGTGCCGAAGCACATCGTCCTCTTGCCGGAACTTCCCAAGTCCGGGCCCGGGAAGGTGCAAAAGGAGGCCCTGAAAAAGATGTGGGAGGCGGAACATGGCCAGGCTTAG
- a CDS encoding branched-chain amino acid ABC transporter permease, with protein sequence MELFLQTLLNGLLIGGVYALVATGLALSLGVVGIVNFAHGEFLMLGAFLSYLLFAFRGMDPLLSLGLAFLAAFLVGALAYQGLIRPVLKAPELNQMLLTFGLSIVLQNLALLLFGADTRVVAPPYQAAALSLGPFFLGAVPLGAFLLSLVFLLALQAFLTRTRLGLAVRAVAQNRLAPGLLGIEAERVYLLAFGLAAALAGVAGVMLSVMLYASPTVGFLFTLKSFAIVALAGLGNLKGVVPAALVLALAEALVSTYVPGGGGWVEAVFFLVLFLALVGRAWRAA encoded by the coding sequence GTGGAGCTCTTCCTGCAGACCCTCCTCAACGGCCTCCTCATCGGCGGGGTCTACGCTCTGGTGGCCACGGGGCTGGCCCTCTCCCTGGGGGTGGTGGGCATCGTCAACTTCGCCCACGGGGAGTTCCTCATGCTGGGGGCCTTCCTTTCCTACCTCCTCTTCGCCTTCCGGGGGATGGACCCCCTCCTCTCCCTGGGCCTGGCCTTCCTCGCCGCCTTCCTGGTGGGGGCCCTGGCCTACCAGGGCCTTATCCGCCCGGTGCTAAAGGCCCCCGAGCTCAACCAGATGCTCCTCACCTTCGGGCTATCCATCGTCTTGCAGAACCTGGCCCTCCTCCTCTTCGGCGCCGACACCCGGGTGGTGGCCCCCCCCTACCAGGCCGCGGCCCTCTCCCTAGGCCCCTTCTTCCTGGGGGCCGTGCCCCTGGGGGCCTTCCTGCTCTCCTTGGTCTTCCTCCTGGCCCTCCAGGCCTTCCTCACCCGGACCCGCCTGGGCCTGGCGGTGCGGGCGGTGGCCCAGAACCGCCTGGCTCCCGGGCTTCTCGGCATCGAGGCGGAAAGGGTCTACCTCCTGGCCTTTGGCCTCGCCGCCGCGTTAGCCGGGGTGGCCGGGGTGATGCTTTCCGTGATGCTCTACGCCAGCCCCACCGTGGGCTTCCTTTTCACCCTAAAGTCTTTCGCCATCGTGGCCCTGGCCGGCCTAGGCAACCTCAAGGGGGTGGTGCCCGCCGCTTTGGTCTTAGCCCTGGCGGAGGCCCTGGTGAGCACCTACGTGCCCGGAGGCGGGGGCTGGGTAGAGGCGGTCTTCTTCCTGGTGCTCTTTCTGGCCCTGGTGGGCCGGGCCTGGAGGGCGGCGTGA
- a CDS encoding ABC transporter substrate-binding protein, with protein sequence MRKAFGILLLAMAATALAQTQVRVGVLLPLSGPASVSGRAALNGIQLAVEEVNAQGRVRLELVVEDDGADPARAIPTFTKLMTVDRVDIVIGGLSSSVGFALSGPVRQHGALFLVIGSASSVVEQAFEGYPLMFHYHPWDYHNVAAALDFFRHLYQAHGARRVAMLYEDGPFGSAGIQVYRQQLEQMGYQARVEPFKTGSGAFTPILTRLRAFQPDILYWIGYDVDALPIATQTRQVGLRPKLIYGAPPSWPLGFERNPLSQDMVGMTAWLSTVTNPESRRFVEAYRRRFGEVTEEYMAPMGYVIARSLALAVERAGGADKNRIAEALAALRMNTPFGPLAFRPSETGRTRYQGFGAEIWFQFQYIQGTRRPVFPRERAAVPLRYPGEYYLR encoded by the coding sequence ATGCGAAAGGCGTTCGGGATTCTCCTGCTGGCCATGGCGGCCACCGCCTTGGCCCAGACCCAGGTCCGCGTGGGGGTCCTCCTCCCCCTCTCGGGCCCGGCCTCCGTCTCCGGACGGGCAGCCCTCAACGGCATCCAGCTGGCGGTCGAGGAGGTCAACGCCCAGGGCCGGGTGCGCCTGGAACTCGTGGTGGAGGACGACGGGGCCGACCCCGCCAGGGCCATCCCTACCTTCACCAAGCTCATGACCGTGGACCGCGTGGACATCGTCATCGGCGGCCTCTCGAGCAGCGTGGGCTTCGCCCTCTCCGGGCCCGTGCGCCAGCACGGGGCTCTCTTCCTGGTCATCGGCTCCGCCAGCTCCGTGGTGGAGCAGGCCTTTGAGGGCTATCCCCTCATGTTCCACTACCACCCTTGGGACTACCACAACGTGGCCGCAGCCCTGGACTTCTTCCGCCACCTTTACCAGGCCCACGGGGCGCGGCGGGTGGCCATGCTTTACGAGGACGGGCCCTTCGGCTCCGCGGGGATCCAGGTCTATCGTCAGCAGCTGGAGCAAATGGGCTACCAGGCCCGGGTGGAGCCCTTTAAGACGGGAAGCGGAGCCTTCACCCCCATCCTCACCCGGCTTAGGGCCTTCCAGCCGGACATCCTTTACTGGATCGGCTACGATGTGGACGCCCTACCCATCGCCACCCAGACCCGGCAGGTGGGCCTCCGTCCCAAGCTCATCTACGGGGCCCCGCCCTCCTGGCCCTTGGGCTTTGAGCGGAACCCCCTCTCGCAAGACATGGTGGGCATGACCGCCTGGCTGTCCACGGTGACCAACCCGGAGTCCCGCCGCTTCGTGGAGGCCTACCGGCGCAGGTTCGGGGAGGTGACGGAGGAGTACATGGCTCCCATGGGCTACGTGATCGCCCGCAGCCTGGCCCTGGCGGTGGAAAGGGCAGGAGGTGCCGACAAAAACCGCATCGCCGAGGCCCTGGCCGCCCTCCGGATGAACACCCCCTTCGGCCCCCTGGCCTTCCGGCCCTCGGAGACCGGGCGTACCCGGTACCAGGGGTTTGGGGCGGAGATCTGGTTCCAGTTCCAGTACATCCAAGGCACCCGCCGCCCCGTCTTCCCTCGGGAACGGGCCGCCGTACCCCTCCGCTACCCCGGGGAGTACTACCTGCGGTAA